The region TCCTTATCGCTCTGGGTAAGCTGCAGGGTGCCGGCGGTTTTGTAACTGAACACGAAGATGTTGAAGTGCCCGGTGCGATTGCTCGCGAACGCAAGCGAGTTGCCGTCCGGCGAGATCATGGGGTCGACGTCGCGTTGGGACCCGGTCGTAATCTGGGTCCGGTCTTCCTGGGAGAGCGCACTGGTGGTTATGAGCGCGAAACAGGCCAAAAGCCGAAGCGTACGCATATTCAGCCCTTTCATTCGGTTCGATCACGGATGCACCGCCACTACCGTAGCGAAGGAGTCGAGCCGCCGTCAACACGCTGCGCGCAATGAGCATTCGCGGATTATTCGCCAAAAATGCCACTTTCGTTTATCCGTCAGTGTGGAATCTGACCGTGAGGAGGTGCGACACCATTGCAGGTAGTCAAAACGAGAAGACCTCGTCTTGCTCCCTAACTTCCTCGCTTCCTGACTACTTCGCTACCTATGGTCCTTGTCGCGAAGGACGGGGTAGAGGCGCCATTCGGTTTGCGGGCCGAAGCGAAATCCTTTGTGGCCGGCATGGAGGGACTTGTCGCCGTAGACCGCGCGGGTGACGCCGGCGAAACCAAAGGTGCAGACTGTGGCCGTGGCAAGGCCGGCGAGGAGTGTGCGGCGGAGGAGGCGTGGGAAGGTTTGGGTAGCGTGCGGCTCGGACGTTTGCTGGGGCGAATCGTCCCACCCGCGCGGCTCGGACGGAGCCTCGCCCCACCCGGTAAGTTTTGTGCGTGGAAGGACAGCGATGAGGAATGTAACGATGACGGCGTTGAGGAAGATGACCCCTTCGGTGCCGAGGCGTTGTTCGTGGAATGCGGCCTGCGCCTTGGTCTGGTTGAAGGCCACGACGATCCACACGAAGACGATATAGAGCAGTTGGGCTTTGCCGAGCCAGCTTTCGGGTACGAGCGGGATGCGCCGCCGCAGGTGAACGACAAGCAGCGCGATCACGCAGAGCGCGTAGAGCGCGAAGAAGAAATTGAACCAGGTCCGGCTGGAGAATTCGAGGCCCTCGAACAGCGGCGCCTTCATCCGCATCGGCACTTCGACGAATCCGCCGGCGCGCTCCTTCGTGTATTCGGCGACGAGCTTGATCATGCTGAGGTACGTGATGCCGCACAGCACAAACGCGACGGAGAAGACTTCCGTCCACCGGCGCGTGCGCGGTTCGTTTTGCACCGGCGCGACGCGCGTCGCGAGCATGGCGACGGCGACGGCGACGCCGATCCCGTAAATAATGCCCGCGCCCTGTTCGATGGCAATGCTGTGCCAGTTGGCCTGTTGCCAGTGTTCCCACGATTTGACGATTGGCGCGGCGGCCTCCGGCGGCAAATCGGATAGGCGGTTCGCATTGCCCGGCGCCATGAGCATGAGTTTGATGAGTTGCGTGAATGCGATGCCGAACCCGCCAATGATGCCGGTGACGAGCGAGCCGACGATGACGGGCGTGCGGCCATTGCGGTACATGTACACTGCCATGCCGAGCCACACGCCGGCGACGCCGGCCCAGTTGTCGTTGCGCGGCGGCGTCATACGGACGCCGAGCAGTACGGGAAACACGAGGAACACGACGAGCCAGCCAACGGCCATGTGCACGAGCAGCGACGCACCGGATCGCCATTGGCCGGACTTCGCGAAGTAGATGCCCGCGCCGATGAGCAGGCCGATGACCACGCCCGCGTATGCGCCCTCTCCGAACACCGTGGGCCAGTTGGTGACCATGTTCGCGGGATCGAAGGGCTGGTTGGTTTCCGGGTTCGTGATCGACAGGTCGCCCTGGAAACGAACGATGCTCGGAAGGACCATCGCGAGAATTGCGGTTTTTGCCAATGCGAGTTGCACTAACCACCCGGCTATTGCCCCCGCACCCGCGAGCGTCGCGAGCAGCCACGCCTTCGCGAAGCGCCGGTCCCACAGATCGAACGCGCAAAGCGCCACGAGCGCGACGAAGGCCTGAACCCAATCCGTGTCGAGCCAGTAGAAGGGATCGTTCTGGCGCAACTCGCGTTCGATGCCGCGCTCGACGAGTTCCTGGACCTCGAGCCCGAACGAACCCATGATCGCGACCCAACCGAAGTAGATGAACAGCGCCCACGCCGCAAGCACCCAGCACAACGGTTTGAACAGTTGCGTAATGCGATCGCGGTCCTCGACGGCCGCGTACGACGTGCCCGCGCCGCCCATCGCCGCCCACAGGAACCCGCCCGCGAACAGGCCGAAGAACCCGTACATCTGCGAAGGCCAGTGTCCGCTCTCCGTGTAGCTGACGACCTTCATGTACGACATCGATCCGCCGAACGCCCAACCGAGCGCGCCGAAGAACGCAAAGTAGGGCGCGCGCGCGAGCCAGTCCTCGCGCCCGGACAAGATGCACGCCGCCATCGCCGCCATTACGCCCGGCAGCATCGCGCCGTATTCGTGCCCGAAGTTGCCGCGCACGCCCCAGCCGATCGACAGGCTCAGCGCGACGGCAATCAGCGTGGACGCACGCCAACTGGGCGAGCGATCAATCTGTTGGTGCAATCGGGTCCCACTCCATGACCATGACCTCCGCTTCCGGCGCGGGACGGTAGAACAACTTAATTCGTATCCCCAACACGTGTGCGAGGGTCGCCAGGGCGTCGAGGCTTGACTGCGGCGGGAGTCCTCCATTGTCCCAACCGCCGACATGCATCATCTCGATATAGGGCTGTTCCCAGATGTTGAGCCCGCCGCGCGTAACGTCGACTCCAAGTTTCACGAAGGCTTTCGAGAGAGCGCAGGGCGTGGACGGATGCAGCCACGACAGCAGCGCAAATTGACTTTCAGCTTGCATGGCGGAGACGAAGTTCACGTCGGGTCTGTGACAAAAGCCGCGGGAAAATTCGGCATAGAGGGAATCCGCATCGTCGGCAGCAGATTTCCCCGTCTTGGGACGAGCGCCGAATATCCGCGACCATAGTTCCATGGGTAACGTCATTTACCTCGCACGATGCGTAATGCGACGCCATACATTGTGAGTGCGGACTCAAACATACTGGAATGCGGTCTCCCCGTTCGAATTCTGTGCAGGAACGACGTTGTCTTGTGCGAGCTTGCAAAGCCCGCAAAGTCAACCGGTATGGCGATGAGGACCGCTTGCCACCATACGTGAGGTGCCTGTGATGCCGCGAAGTAAACCTGTAACTTGAACCCATTGCGCATTGTTGATGGCATTTACCTTTGGGAGGGCGGACTCAACGCAGTAACCAGGACAAAGTGCTTTCGGCCAGCGCCGCCATCACGCCCATCAGCATCGCCCCGTATTCGTGCCCGAAATTCCCGCGCACGCTCCAGCCGATCGACAGGCTCAGCGCCACCACGAGCACCGTGGACGCGCGCCAACTGGGTGGCTTTGACATTGGGTGGCTCCTCGCGACGCGGTAAGCGCCGCCGCGTGTTATAGCCGTCGAATTCAATCCGTTCAAACCCAAGCGACGCAATGGGCGAGTTAGTCTTTGTGGTGCACTGGAGCGCGTCTGCTACATTGCCAATTCGAGACTGCCGTGACGCGGTCGATTTACGCCGTTGACTCGCCAATCGGAAGTTTACAGAATGACGGTCCACCCTGTGGAAAAACTTGAAAAGGATTGGACGCTATGATCTCGATAGTTGTCGCAATGACGTTTTTTGCCGAACTCCCCGGCGAGCCGATGTTGCGCGCGGATGACGCGCAGCACGTGAAGGTGTATTACGAGAAGGGGCGGTTTGGCGGGTGGCCGGCGAACCACGGGATGTGGATTTGGGGCGACGAGATTCTCGTCGGGTACGGGCGCGGGTACTACAAAGACCTCGGCGCGACGCGGCACCATATCGATCGCGAGAAGCCCGAGGAACATTGGCTCGCGCGCAGCGTCGATGGCGGCGTGACGTGGACGCATGAGCACCCCGCCGAGAAGGGGTTTCTCATCCCGCGCGGCAACGCCTTGCACGGCACGGAAACGCCGGGTCTGAAAATTCCGGCGCTGATGGAATTGAAGGACCCGATCGACTTCACGCATCCCGATTTCGCGATGACGCTGCGAATGGAAAGCATCAACTCGGGCAACTCGCGGTTCGAGTACTCCTACGATCGCGGCAAGACATGGAGCGGGCCGTACAAGCTGCCAAACTTCGGAGCGCCCGGCACCGCCGCGCGCACGGACTATATCGTGAACGGCAAGCGCGACGCGCACATCTTCCTGACCGTTTCAAAGGAGAACAAACGCGAAGGCCGCGTCATCTGCGCGCGCACGACGGACGGCGGCGTGACATGGGAAAAAGTAGGGGACATCGGGCCGGAACCGGACGGGTTTGCGATCATGCCGTCAACGCTGCGCATTTCGGATAACGAATTACTGACAACGCTGCGCCGGCGCAACGGCACGTTCCGCTGGATGACGCAGTGGCGCAGTGCGGACAACGGCAGGACGTGGACGCAGGAGAAGGACCCCGTCGAATACCTGGGCGAGGGCAATCCGCCGATGCTGAACAAGCTATCGGACGGGCGCCTATGCCTCACGTACGGATTCCGCGCGTATCCCTACAGCATCCGCGCGCGGTTGAGCAGCGACAATGGAAAGACTTGGGGCCCGCAAATCGTCTTGCGCGAAGACGGCACGGACCGCGATATCGGCTACGTGCGCAGCGTCGTGCGCCCCGACGGCAAACTCGTGACGACCTACTACATCAGCGACGAGGAAACCGGTCCCGAACGTTACATCGGCGCGACAATCTGGGACCCGAACAAGCTATCGGAAATTACAAGCGGCGACGTAAGCCGGCAGGCCGGTTTCTAGCATCGTTCGCGGTGGCGCCGTAATTCACGTCGCCGTGGCGACGGGATTCCTCTCCCGCCGCGCCGCACAGGTCCCGCTGCAACATTCGCCGAAACGCCGAAGTTACGCGGGCTTGGCCGCAGCGAACTTCGCGCTCCATATGTTCCCGGCGATACGCGCGCCAATGCGCGACAGGATCGGTTGCACGAGTCCCTGCAGTACGCACGCCGTCGGGCCCAGGAATTTGGGCAGCATGTCCGCGATAAACATATCGATTTGATCGCGGTCGTAGACCAGCCGCTCCTTCACCTCAACGTTCGTGAGGCCCGCTTGCCGCAATCCCGCGATGTACGCCTCCTCGCTGATTGCGCCGCCGATGCACGACGCATACAACGACATGCTCTTGCGCGCCCACCACGGCAGATCGTTCGCGACGATGTCCGATACGCTCATCTGCCCGCCCGGCTTCAACACGCGAGCGATCTCCGCGAACACGCGCGGTTTGTCCGGCGACAGGTTGATTACGCAGTTCGAGATCACCCAATCCACCGTGCCCGATTCCACCGGCATCTTTTCGATAATCCCCTTGCGCACCTCGACGTTTGTGTAACCCAGTTTGGCGATGTTGCCCCGCGCCCGCTCGATCATCGCGTCCGTCATGTCCACGCCGATCACGCGCCCCGTCTCGCCGACCTTCTTCCGCGCGATCAACAGATCGAGGCCCGCGCCAGAGCCCAGGTCGAGCACCGTGTCGCCCTCTTTCACCCCGCTGAATGCCAGCGGGTTCCCGCACCCGAACGAACTCACCACGGCGTCCGTGGGCAATTCCGCGACCTCGTCAATGCGATAGCCTATCGCCTCGACATTCGTGGTCGCCGCGCTTGACGAACCGCAGCACGCCGTCTGGCCGCAGCAGCCCTCGCTCGCTTTCGTCTTCTCGATTGCCCGCGCGTACGATTTCGATACTTCCGCGCGCACCTTGTCCTGCGTATCAAGCGTTGCAGCATCGCTCATGGGAATCCTCCTGTGGGCAGCATTGCTCGATGGCCTCCGCCATCGCGCGCAGCGTCGCCGCCAGTTCGTTGTACCGCACCGAATAGAAAACTTCCTTCCCCCGCTTCTCTGCTTTCAATATCCCGCAGTCCCGCAGAACCGCCAGGTGCCGCGACACCACCGACAGATCGATGGGGCAGCACGCGGCAATCTGCGACACCGTCGCCGGTTGCGGCATCTGCGTCAACCGCGCCAACAACCCCACCCGCATCGGCTCGCAAAGCGCCTTAAACAGCAATGGGTTAAGCACTTCCGACAGTCCGCAGCAACTCGTCATTCCAATATTGCATACTTGCGTCATAATGCAAATATAGCACAAGGGTGGGTTCTTGTCAAGGCCGCACGTTGCGCATGGAGACAAGATACCGATCAGCTTGGGCGGGGCGAGGCTCCTGCCGAGCCGATTGCCGAGCGATCTGAATTCAGCGCACGAAAACACGCCAACTCGGCAAGAGCCATGCCTCGCGAAAATGGAACAGTTACATCACTTCGGCGGGGCTTTTCGGCGAGTCAGCCGACTCGGAGTGCGAGGCGTTCCATTCAGTCGGGTACGAGGGTCGAGGGTAGACGACTCACGGGGCGGCGGCCAGAGCGCCGGCCTTTTCTTCGACGGTCTTGACAAGTTCCTGGATGGCGTCCACTTCCTTTTCTTCGAAGTAGGCTTCGCCGCATTGTTCACACACCCGGGCGGGGACGGCATCCAGCGTGATGTGACAGGCCCTGCGGTCGATATGGAAGGGTGTTGCGCCCAACTTCATTTCTCCCCGACAGCGAATGCATTTCAATTTCGCGGCAGCCTTGACCTTGTCCGGAGTCTGCCCGTGCTTGCTCACGAAGGCATCCTATCGCGGATTTTTCACGCGAACAGCAACGACGTGTGGTATTCGTTGCGCCACATCAAGTTCCATAGTTTCCGGTCTATACAGGGTGTTCGCGTGAAAAATCCTCCCGCCACGCGCTCAAAGGTTTACTCGTGCCGGGCTGCCGCATTCAATCCTCGTAATGTCAGACCAGTCCGCCTGGCCGGTAGTAGCAGATTGATTGCCTTACGGTTTTACCGTTTGGGGCAATCCGTGGACTGGGCGAATGGCGCACAGGGATAGCAGCGCGATAGCGCAAGAACTCCCTGTGTGCCCGTAGCGGTCCCGCGTTCCACAGCGGGCGTATTCTCGGCAGGATTCCATTGCTTTGAGTTCCACCCGGTATAGAAACCGGGTGCGGACAGCCGTGCGCAGGCATTTTGACTTGATCAATGCCCACGCATGTTGCAGAGTTATACTGTTGGTTTTGCATTTGGCGTGGTGCCGCGCGTTAGCTTCGCGTCGCAAGGAGGCCGGCGATGCCAAGAGTCTCGAAAGTCGAAGTGCTTGACGGGTACAGGATAGATCTGACGTTTGACGATGGCACGCGCGGGGTTGTGGACTTGGCGGACCTCGCCGGTAAGGGTGTCTTTTCCGCTTGGCGGGACCGGGAGAATTTCGAGCAAGTTGGTATTGGGACTTCAGGCGAGTTGGTCTGGGGCAAAGACGTTGACCTGTGCCCCGACTCACTGTATTTGAAGGTCACCGGGAAGCAGCCAGCAGAGGTGTTCCCATTGCTGGATCACGACCACGCGGGTGCCTGAGATCAGCCGCTTCTTCGGTATCGTCGTGAAGATGTACTACGATGACGACAATCCGCCCCATTTTCACGCGGAGTACGGCGGACACACGGCTTCGATAGCAATTGAAACCTTGTCGATTTTTGCCGGTTCACTGCCACCTCGTGCTGCGGGGCTTGTCGTCGAATGGGCAGCGCAGCATAGCGAGGAACTGTGGGAAGACTGGCGCCGGGCGCGAGAGATGAAACCCCTCCTGAAAATTCAGCCGCTGGAGTCATCGGCGATCTGTGTGAAGTTTGGCCTCGTTCACAAATTTCGATTTGGGAACGCGCTCGATTTCACGAACAGCCAAAGCGGCGTCGTTGCCGCCGCACCCCACATCGTCCACACGCGATCCGTGTGGTCCGCGCGAGCCGCCGTCGCTCCGGTGCGCCGCTACTTCCCGAATCGCACCTTCTGCGCGCGTTCGGCGAGCCAGCCCACCTGGGTGGCGAGCCGCTCCATCCATTCGGCCGCCGAATGGCCGGCCACGACGGAGCCTTGCTGCTGAATCTGGAAGGAGACCGTCGCGATGTGCTTGACGCCAACGGCGTAGTACAGCGCCGCCTCCTCGTAATACGAAAGCGTCCGATACCGCTGATAATGATCGAGCAATTCGTCGACGCGCTTCGCGAGACGTTCCGGCCGCATGGTCGTGCGCACGCACAGATTCGAAATGGCGTAGCTCAGGTCTTCGAGATAGCACCCGTCGCCGGCAAACTCGAGATCGACCACCGCGCTCAATCGATGGCCTTTGAAAATCAGATTGCCGCTATGCCAATCGCCGTGGATGAGCCCCGTCTCGAAGCGCCCGCGATTGTCCAGGCTCAGGGCCTCGCCCGCATCGCGCAAGAACAGCGCGATCCGATTGCAGTGCTGGTTGACGGCGTCGACGTTGCCCTCTTGCTTCGCCAAACCGTACAACGTCGCGAACGCCTGGCGCGGCACCTCGCTGAACCGCCACATCGTGGTGTCGCGCTCGGGCCGCGGAAAGTCGCGGCACACCTGGTGAAACTTCCCCAGCGTCTCCGCCGAAATCGCCAGCGTTTCCTTCGACACGAGCATCGGTTCGCCTTCGACGAATTCCTGCAGCTCGAGCGCCCACGTGTTCATCTCGACGATGCGCGTGCCCTTGCTGGTCCGCTGAATCTTGGCGACTGGAATCCCGCTCGTCGCGAGGTGATCGCTCAACCGGTGCTGAAACCGCAGCGCGTCCAGCACGAACGGATCGCGCTTGTACGTCTTGCACAGGAACTGCCCAATCGCCGTATTGACGATGAGTTTCCGGTGCCGCCGCTGGTGCGCCGCGGGCATGACCGTCGGTTTATCGACGCGGCCCAAATCGTAATGGTCGCGGATGACCTGTGCGAGTATATCGAGCGAATCCACGGCGGCTGTCACGGAAGTTCCAGGGTCAGTTCCGATTCGACGTTTTGCGGGTCGGCGAGCAAATCTTCCTTCTTCCACCACGTCGGTTTCATGATGCGCTTGCCATAGAGCTGTTCGCCCTGGTCCATATAGTGCTTCGACGCCGGATCGCCGCTTTGGCCCCACGGGCATAGCGTGTACGACTCCACGCCGTCCGCGCTGAAAAACATCAGCATCGTGGTTTGCGACCCGTCGTCGGCGACGTACTTCCCGGGGTTCTCCTTGTCCACGCTGCTCCGCACATCGAACAACGTCTCGGACATGTTGATTCCGTCCGTCGACCCGCCGAAGTCCGCGCCGGGCGCGGGGAAATACACGCCGCCGCGTCCCACGCGATAGATTTCGCCCCACGGCGTCTCGGCCGAACCGTACGTCTTTGTCATCTCGTCAATCGCTTCCGCGAGCTTGTCGAGCAGCGCCGACTTCTCCTCGGGCGTCAGCGTTTGCCGCTCGACGATCGCCTTCAGGTTCACGCCGTCGTTGCACTTCATCCGCCACACCTTGTACACCGGCGTCGCGACGCTCTCCGGCAGGAACTCGCCGTTCCATTCCTGGATGTTCTTCACGACCTTGGCAAACGTCTCGTCCTTCATGCGCTCCGCCCCGACCGACTCGACCGCCCCGGCCAGCGCCTCCTGCCACGGCTTCGCGAGAATGTCGTAGACATCGGTCGCATACGCGAGGGCCTCTTCCTTCGTGACCGAATCGTCCGCATCGAGCAAATTGATAATCCGCTTGCTGCGCGGATTGTTGAAGTCCCACGTCACGTTGTAGATATACGCGGGATATTTGTCCTGTGTCAGGGGCGAATTCTTCATCATGTTGATCGGGCTGATATTGCAGTTCTGCATGTAGCCCTGCTCGGGGTTATCAATCTGAACCAGGTCCGCGATCGGATGGATGTCCTTCCACAACGATTCCGCGCTGGCGGGCACCGGCGCGTTCCAATCAAATCCCGGCTTGCGCACCGGCGTGCGCCCGTTGCGCACGTACCGAATGTTGCCGGACGTATCCGCGAACATGATGTTCTGTTCCATCAACCCGAGCATTCCAAGCGCCTCGTAGAACTCGTCCGTGTTCTTCGCCAGCAGCATACGGTACGTCTGCTCGAACAACCCCGCATCCTCGAAGTACGGCGACGCGCCGACGTACGCGATCTTGTTTTCCAGATCGACGTCAAAAACCGGACCGAATTCGGTCTCGAACCGGGGCTGCGTTTTCGGTTCGCCTCCCTTGACGTTCACCTTCATCTGCCCGGCTTTGAACTCATGCCACTGGCCGTCGAGTTCGTACTTCGGTTTCATCAGGTTCGACATGTCGATCTTCACCTCGAACACGTCCGACGTGTCCGGCCCGCCCGTAGTCGGCGCCCAACCCACGTGGTTCGAGTGGCCGAATCCCAGCAGCGGAGACCCCACAAGGAAAAACCCGTTCATGTGCAGTTTGTCGCCGTGTACGCGCGCCTCGTAAAACACCTGCATCCCTTCCCAGCCCACGTGCGGATCGGTCAGCAGAATTGCGCCGCCCGTCGCCGTCCGTTTGGGCGATACGGCCCACTCGTTCGACCGGCCCACCGGCTCGCGCTTTTCCTTCTTGCTCAGATCGTCGAACACCCCTCCCAGCGGCCACCGCAGAATCATCGCGCGGCCGATCGCGGAGCAGTGCGCCGGCTCGAACTCGAGCGCCCATTCCGGCTTTTTCTCCGGGTGTTGCGCCACATACGCGTCCACTCCGGCGGCGAAACTGTCCGCGAGTTCGCGCAAATAATCCGGCGCCTCTTCGTAGCTCTTCCGCGCCACCTCTTCGTTGCGCACGAGCTGCATCGCGAAATCCGTACGCACCTCGCCCGCGCCGAACGCTTCGGCCGCGCGGCCCGTAGCAATGCGCGCGTTCGCGTAGATATCGGCAAGCCGATCCTCCGCCTGCGCGTAACCGAGACCGTACGCGGCGGCCGCGTCCGTGGCCGCGTAGATGTGCGGCACGCCCCACGTGTCGCGGTAGATGGTGACCTGGTTCCCCGTCGCGGGCTCCTCGGACGGCGGACTCGTTTGAGGCTCCTGCGCGGGCTCGGTCGTTGCCGGCGGCGCGGGTGCCGCGCCGGGTGCCGATTCGCCGCCCGGTCCACAGCCAACTGCCGACAACACGACCGCGACGATTACCGCGAACAGATTTACGTACTTCATCGAACCACTCCGTTACAACCGCAAAAACAGCTTGTGCTTTTCAAGATGCCGCAGGAACAGCCACGTCACCCAGTAGAAGAGTAAAAAGTTCAACACCGCCATGTACAGCGGCGCGTCATCCGGCACCAGCGGCCTGATCGTGGCGCTCGTCATGCCGTGAATGATGTATCCCGCCAACGCGTTGACGCCGAATGTGCGAAACATACCCACCTGAACG is a window of Candidatus Hydrogenedentota bacterium DNA encoding:
- a CDS encoding DUF2442 domain-containing protein, with protein sequence MPRVSKVEVLDGYRIDLTFDDGTRGVVDLADLAGKGVFSAWRDRENFEQVGIGTSGELVWGKDVDLCPDSLYLKVTGKQPAEVFPLLDHDHAGA
- a CDS encoding phosphotransferase, whose translation is MTAAVDSLDILAQVIRDHYDLGRVDKPTVMPAAHQRRHRKLIVNTAIGQFLCKTYKRDPFVLDALRFQHRLSDHLATSGIPVAKIQRTSKGTRIVEMNTWALELQEFVEGEPMLVSKETLAISAETLGKFHQVCRDFPRPERDTTMWRFSEVPRQAFATLYGLAKQEGNVDAVNQHCNRIALFLRDAGEALSLDNRGRFETGLIHGDWHSGNLIFKGHRLSAVVDLEFAGDGCYLEDLSYAISNLCVRTTMRPERLAKRVDELLDHYQRYRTLSYYEEAALYYAVGVKHIATVSFQIQQQGSVVAGHSAAEWMERLATQVGWLAERAQKVRFGK
- a CDS encoding penicillin acylase family protein codes for the protein MKYVNLFAVIVAVVLSAVGCGPGGESAPGAAPAPPATTEPAQEPQTSPPSEEPATGNQVTIYRDTWGVPHIYAATDAAAAYGLGYAQAEDRLADIYANARIATGRAAEAFGAGEVRTDFAMQLVRNEEVARKSYEEAPDYLRELADSFAAGVDAYVAQHPEKKPEWALEFEPAHCSAIGRAMILRWPLGGVFDDLSKKEKREPVGRSNEWAVSPKRTATGGAILLTDPHVGWEGMQVFYEARVHGDKLHMNGFFLVGSPLLGFGHSNHVGWAPTTGGPDTSDVFEVKIDMSNLMKPKYELDGQWHEFKAGQMKVNVKGGEPKTQPRFETEFGPVFDVDLENKIAYVGASPYFEDAGLFEQTYRMLLAKNTDEFYEALGMLGLMEQNIMFADTSGNIRYVRNGRTPVRKPGFDWNAPVPASAESLWKDIHPIADLVQIDNPEQGYMQNCNISPINMMKNSPLTQDKYPAYIYNVTWDFNNPRSKRIINLLDADDSVTKEEALAYATDVYDILAKPWQEALAGAVESVGAERMKDETFAKVVKNIQEWNGEFLPESVATPVYKVWRMKCNDGVNLKAIVERQTLTPEEKSALLDKLAEAIDEMTKTYGSAETPWGEIYRVGRGGVYFPAPGADFGGSTDGINMSETLFDVRSSVDKENPGKYVADDGSQTTMLMFFSADGVESYTLCPWGQSGDPASKHYMDQGEQLYGKRIMKPTWWKKEDLLADPQNVESELTLELP
- a CDS encoding YgiT-type zinc finger protein, translating into MKCIRCRGEMKLGATPFHIDRRACHITLDAVPARVCEQCGEAYFEEKEVDAIQELVKTVEEKAGALAAAP
- a CDS encoding winged helix-turn-helix transcriptional regulator, translated to MLNPLLFKALCEPMRVGLLARLTQMPQPATVSQIAACCPIDLSVVSRHLAVLRDCGILKAEKRGKEVFYSVRYNELAATLRAMAEAIEQCCPQEDSHERCCNA
- the arsM gene encoding arsenite methyltransferase, encoding MSDAATLDTQDKVRAEVSKSYARAIEKTKASEGCCGQTACCGSSSAATTNVEAIGYRIDEVAELPTDAVVSSFGCGNPLAFSGVKEGDTVLDLGSGAGLDLLIARKKVGETGRVIGVDMTDAMIERARGNIAKLGYTNVEVRKGIIEKMPVESGTVDWVISNCVINLSPDKPRVFAEIARVLKPGGQMSVSDIVANDLPWWARKSMSLYASCIGGAISEEAYIAGLRQAGLTNVEVKERLVYDRDQIDMFIADMLPKFLGPTACVLQGLVQPILSRIGARIAGNIWSAKFAAAKPA
- a CDS encoding DUF4160 domain-containing protein; this encodes MPEISRFFGIVVKMYYDDDNPPHFHAEYGGHTASIAIETLSIFAGSLPPRAAGLVVEWAAQHSEELWEDWRRAREMKPLLKIQPLESSAICVKFGLVHKFRFGNALDFTNSQSGVVAAAPHIVHTRSVWSARAAVAPVRRYFPNRTFCARSASQPTWVASRSIHSAAEWPATTEPCC
- a CDS encoding exo-alpha-sialidase; this encodes MISIVVAMTFFAELPGEPMLRADDAQHVKVYYEKGRFGGWPANHGMWIWGDEILVGYGRGYYKDLGATRHHIDREKPEEHWLARSVDGGVTWTHEHPAEKGFLIPRGNALHGTETPGLKIPALMELKDPIDFTHPDFAMTLRMESINSGNSRFEYSYDRGKTWSGPYKLPNFGAPGTAARTDYIVNGKRDAHIFLTVSKENKREGRVICARTTDGGVTWEKVGDIGPEPDGFAIMPSTLRISDNELLTTLRRRNGTFRWMTQWRSADNGRTWTQEKDPVEYLGEGNPPMLNKLSDGRLCLTYGFRAYPYSIRARLSSDNGKTWGPQIVLREDGTDRDIGYVRSVVRPDGKLVTTYYISDEETGPERYIGATIWDPNKLSEITSGDVSRQAGF